Genomic segment of Caproiciproducens sp. NJN-50:
ATTGCGGTCGGCTTTACGTGCCGCCAGATGTCCTCCATGAAATCCGGGCTTTCTTTCCGGCTGACCGGCCGGTCCAGCCCAGGTATGGAGCGGGATCTTCCGAGGTAATACAGAATGTTGGAAACAGCCGTCGGCCCGCAGCCGGAGAGGCGCTGCCATCGGGTCCGGAACCACTCCTGGTCAAACCCGTAATAGTTTTGCCCCTCTGCTTCACCGTCAATTAAAAAATAGCCGATCTTTTTTAACGCGATCGATATCATGGAATTTCCTTTCCTTGTCCCTTGTTTTTTTCATCATATCACCGCGCGCGGGAATGCGCCAGCGCGTATTTTTATGAAATGAGAGATTTACGATGAAAGTGCTGATTCTTACTTCAAAAAGACGAATTGAAAAGTATACGGATTTTTCAAAGATCCCCGGCGATTGGAAACTGGTTTTTCTCGACAGCGTCTATGAGGAAGAGGAAGCGATCCAAAAGGGAGGGGATGCGGATTTTATCGTCGTGGACGCAGTCAGCCCCGTGTCACGCCGCCTCATCGGGCAGATGCCGAAGCTGCGCCTGATCCATTCGGAGGGCGCCGGGTTTGAGCGGATCGACCTGCAGGCCGCGCGGGAGGCGGGCGTTTATGTCTGCAACAACGCATCCCTCAACAGCGGGGCCGTGGCGGAGCAGGCGATTCTGCTGATGCTTGCCCTCCTTCGCCGCTTTCAGGAGGGGGACAATTTGGTCCGGCGGGGAAAACAGGGACAGGCGAAAAGCTCCTTTATTCTGGACGGGATTACGGAGCTCGAATCCTGCCATGTGGGAATCGTCGGTTTCGGCAGTATTGGGAAAGCCACGGCGAAACGCCTTTTGGCCTTTGGCTCCAAAGTGAGTTACTACGGCAGGCACCGGTTGGGCGCGGAGGAAGAAAAGAAGTTCGGCGTCAGCTACCTTCCGCTTTCGGAGCTGGCTGCCTCGTGCGATATTGTCAGCCTGCACCTGCCGGTGACGCCGGAGACGACCGGCCTGATCGACCGCGAGTTTTTGAGGCGGATGAAACCTTCCGCGGTTCTGGTCAATACCGCAAGGGGGGAGATTGTGGACCAGGCCGCCCTGGCGGATGCGCTGGAAAGCGGGACCATCGCCGGGGCCGGGCTGGATACGCTGTCCCCTGAACCGGCGACGCTGGAAAATCCGCTTCTGCGTCTGAGTGAAAACTGCCGTTACCGCGTCATCTTTTCACCTCATATCGGCGGAACGACAAATGGTGTTTTTTACCGGCTGCACAGAAATATTTGGAATAATCTTTTTCTGTCGGCGGAGGGAAAGCGCCCGAACAATGTCGTCAACGGGCTTTGACGGCGTTTTGGGAAGGCTTGTCCGTGCTCGTTGAATCCGGAAGTTAAAATTTTCTCTCTCTCCCGCTCAAACTCTTTTCTGAAATGGGTTGGCGATACATAGAATGAACCGGGAGGGATTAATATGAATTTACCCAACAGCAGCGCCGAGGTAACCTTTCAGGAAAATCACCGGGAATTTATCTACCGCGGCACGGCAGTTCTGACTCTGTCCGTTCAATTCCCTGTCGTCAAACTGAGCGGGAATCCTCAGGCACAGGCCAGGATCAATTCAAGGTTCCGGGCGCAGGCGGCCGATTTTTCAAGATATGCGGCGGGAACGCTGTATCGCCAGGCCGTTCGGGACTATCACAGCGCGCAGGAGCACGATTATCCGTTCCGGGCGTATGATGCCGTCATGAAATACGAGGTCACGATGAATCAGGAGTGCTATTTCAGCACCTACCGCGATCGGTATGAGTTTACGGGCGGCGCGCACGGAACCACCGTCAGAGCTTCGGACACGTTCAGCCTGCAAAGCGGAAGAAGGTTCGCCTTGTCCCACTTTTTCGCACCTGGTGTAAATTACCGGCGGATCGTGGTTTCGGAAATCCTGAAACAGGCGGAACGGAATATGCAGCAGAATCCGGGAATCTATTTTGACGACTACAAACATTTGATTTTAAAATATTTTCGTCCGGAAAATTACTACTTAACCCAGGAGGGAGTGGCGATTTACTATCAGCAATATGATATCGCCCCTTATGCGACCGGTATTGTAACCTTTATTATTCCCTATGATTTTCTCGGGATTACACTTTCCTGCTCCGGCAGATAGTTTACCGCAAAGAGTGATCGGGCGGCCAAAAGGGCCGCCTGCCGATTTTTCGGAAATCCGGCCCCTTCTTGATATTCCGGGCGGCAGATTTCGCGTAAGCAGCCGATTGAAGGATTTTCATATATTAAAGTATATTGACGGAAAGAGGAGCATCCTTGAAACTTGAGTTTTTGCATCAGGGGACCGAGCAGCGCAGAGAACTGATTCTTCACGGAAGTATCCTGCAGACTCTCCTGATGCTGTCTTTGCCGACCCTCATGATGAGCGTGATCCAGGCGCTGCTGCCGCTGTCCGACGGTCTGTTTATCAACAATGCGGCGGGAACGCTTGTTGCCAGCGCGGTGACCTACAGCGAGCCGGTCATCAATATGATGATTTCGCTTGCGCAGGGGATCAGTGTGGCTGCCATGGCGATCATCGGGCAGGCCAATGGCCAGGGTGATTTTGAGCGGGTCAGGCACATTTCCGCGCAGATTGTTATTTTCGCCTCCGCCGTGGGCCTTTGCGCCGCGCCCCTGTCCGCGCTGGCGGCTTTCCCCGTGTCGGCGAACGTGGACCCGGAAATTTCACACAATGTGTTTCTTTACATCAGCCTTTATTCGTTTGTTCTTCCGTTTTCTTTTTTAGAGAGCATTTACAACGCGATTAAAAACGCCACGGGAAAACCGGAGGCGACCTTTGTCCGGATGCTTCTTCTGCTCGCGCTGAAAATCCTGTTCAACCTGCTGTTCATCGTTCTGCTCCGCTTGGAAATCGTGGGCTGCGTCCTTTCTTCCCTGTGCTCCAATGTTCTAATCTGCGTCTGGATGTTTTACGAGCTGTTTGTGGGAAAGGGAGAGGACAAGCTGTCTTTGCACGGCTTTCATTTTGACTATGATTTGATCCGGCAGCTCATCCGGGTTGGCATTCCCGCCATGCTTGCGAGCCTTATGTTGAACCTGGGTTTCTTTCTGATCAACAACGAAACCCAGAAATACGGCGCGGTCGTCCTTAACGGACAGGGCATCGCGAATAATATTACCGCCGTATGCTTCAATCTTCCCGCGGCGTTCGGCTCCGCGGTGACGACGATGGTCAGCATCAATATCGGCGCCGGCCAGGTTTCCAATGCGAAGCGCTCCTGCTGGGTAGGCTGTGTGGCAAGCGTGGTGACGGCGCTTGCGATTATCGCGGTGATCGTGCCTCTTTCTCCCTATCTGACAGTGCTGTTTACCCAAAAAGCCGATGTCCTTGACATTGCAAACCGGGCGCTGCATATCTATACCTACTCCGTCGTGGGGTTCGGTGTCTGCATGGCGGTGCAGGGCGCCTTTATCGGGCTCGGAAAAACGACGGTCCCCCTGTTCCTCGGGGTGCTGCGCATCTGGCTCTTGAGGTATCTCTTTATTCTGGCAACCGAACAGACGCTTCAGTATTACTCGGTTTTCTGGGGCAATCTGTTTTCCAATTACATGGCGGCGGTGATCGCCGTTCTGATGATTCTGCGGGTGCGGTGGGTTTCGACGCTCGATAAATAAAAATCGGAGCCGGAACCCGAGGATTCCGGCCCCTGAAATGGGGAAATGAAGATCATACGATGTGTGAAATGACGATGTTTGCCTGTACGGGAACAGCGGCGTACAGAACGGTGGCTCCGGTTGTGTTGACCAGTGCGAAAGTGGCGGGTGTCGCTCCGACGGTAATAAGGGCGCTGCCGAAAAGCTCTCCGGTAACCGATGGCATGGTGCTGGCGATATCGGTGGTACCGTTTAAACGCAGCGAGAATTCCACGGAGGTCGGCCCGGTATCTCCAGTCGGCCCGGTATCTCCGGTGGGTCCGGTGAAACCAGTCGGTCCGGTGAAACCAGTCGGTCCGGTGTCTCCAGTCGGTCCAGTGAATCCGGTCGGCCCAGTGTCTCCGGTCGGCCCGGTATTTCCGGTCGGTCCAGTAAAGCCTGTGGGTCCGGTATCTCCGGTCGGCCCGGTATCTCCGGTCGGCCCGGTATCTCCGGTCGGCCCGGTATCTCCAGTCGGCCCGGTATCTCCGGTGGGTCCGGTGAAACCAGTCGGCCCGGTGAAACCTGTCGGCCCGGTATCTCCAGTTGGCCCAGTAAATCCGGTTGGCCCGGTATTTCCGGTCGGTCCAGTAAAGCCTGTGGGTCCGGTGTCGCCCGTTGGCCCGGTGAAGCCTGTTGGCCCGGTATCGCCCGTTGGCCCGGTATCGCCCGTTGGCCCGGTGAAGCCTGTTGGCCCGGTATCGCCCGTTGGTTCGGTGAAGCCTGTCGGCCCGGTGAAACCCGTTGGTCCGGTGTCGCCTGTCGGTCCGGTATCGCCTGTCGGTCCGGTAGCTCCTGTGGGTCCGGGGTCACCCGTGGGTCCAGTAAAGCCCGTAGGTCCGGTAAAGCCAGTCGGTCCCGTAACACCTCCGGAGGTACCGGTCGGTCCGGTTGGCCCTGTTGGTCCGGTCGGGCCGATGCAGCAGAAAGGCCTGTTACGGTCACAATTTTGGAAACAGCCGCTGTGAGGGAAACAGTGTTTTTGGAAGCTTGTATAAAAATCCGAATTAAATCCGGTGTACATGATTCATCATCCAATCGTTGGGTAAATTAAATTCCGGTTCATTATATGAGCGCGTCGGTTCTGCCGTTCCGGCGAAATTGACGGGAGAACGGCAGAAGAAGGACTCCGATGGCACCCGAAAGATAAAAATAGGGAGCGTACCCCATTGTACGCTCCCCGGGAGGATCCGGAACAGACGTTCCTCACCCCGCACTTGTTAGTATGAATCTTTGAAATTTAATTTAGACATACACGAAAAAAATTTTTTAAGATTTTTTCTTTCCCTGGAATGACCTGCCTGACTGCATTTTTCCAGCCGGTCCGACGGTTTTTGCGAACCGGTTCGGTGAGGTCTGGACAGCTTTTGGACGGTTCGTAGGATGGATCGCTGACGCCTTTGGCATGGGGTTGGCGGAGCGGTTTCCATACGGCCGGTTCTGCGCCGGAGAATGGGATACCGCGGCAGAATGCTGAGGCGCCGGGGACTTTATGGGCCTGGAGGGACCGGGACTTTTTTGCTGTCTGCCAGATGGCGCATATACACAAAATGGAAAGGGAACTCCCATTGACATTTCTAATCAACTCCTTTTCCATATCATATGCAGTTTTCCGGTTCTGTGGTCTGCGGCGAGCATTAACCGACGACAATCCGTTGATTTAACGAGTGGGCCCAGCCTAAAAGCTGCCGGCTTTCCATTTTCCTGATTCCGCGACAGCCATGCGGTCACAGATTTCATTTTCCGGATGCCCCGCGTGCCCTCTCACCCAGTTTACCGTTACGTGGTGCGTTGCCAAAAGCTCAAGAAGGGTCTCCCATAAATCGCTGTTGAGGGCCGGCTTTTTGTCGGCTTTCATCCAGCCGCGTTTCCGCCAGCCTTCGGCCCAGCCTTTGGAAATCGCATCGCATACATAGCGGGAATCGCTGGTCAAGATCACATCGCAGGGCTCTCTGAGCTGTCGCAGAGCTTCAATCACGCCGGTCAGCTCCATCCGGTTGTTGGTTGTGACAGCTTCCCCGCCGCTCAGCCTTTTTTCCCGGCCGCCATAGCGCAGGATTGCGCCCCAGCCGCCGGGTCCCGGATTTCCGCTGCACGCCCCGTCCGTAAAGATCTCGACCCGCTTCATAACATCACCGTTCGTCTTTATAGATTTTTATAGCGAATTTATTATATCACAAAGGCCCGCAGCTTACAAATTTCAGAATCTGCGGTCTCAATCCGAAGATTTTTATGGCCCCCTTCGTTTAGACGACTCTTAACTGGCCATAATAAAATCTGTTGACAGCTTTTGGGAATCAAGGTACAATATATAGGATATTTGTGTTCGGATTTCGGCAATTCGCGGGTTCAACCCGCTTTTCAGACATAAAAAAAGCAGTTCAATTACATTTTTGCGCGGGCTCGGTGCAGCGTAAAAGGGTAAATTAATAAAGGAGAGCCAGATCCGTTTGGTCCGATTGCCGACGGATTCTAATGGCTGTACCCAAAAACGATGGAGGTTATTTTGTGGCAGAAAAACAATTAAATATGGATTCGGCTGAGCGTAAGGGCGAGGAGAATCAAAAAGTCGGAACGTTTCAGGAAAAGCGTCCCGAGCTTTATCAGAAGATTACTCCGCCCCGAAATTCTGCTCAGAAGCAGACGCACCCGGCTGCGCGGCAGGGCAGGCGCCCCGGCGTAAAAAAGAATGCGGGCGGGCAGGATGCCGCTGCGCATCGGGACTTGGCACGTCAGCCTCAGCCGGAGCACCAGCCTGTTCAGTCGAAGGGGACGGACGGGAAGCAGAATGCGGAGCCCCCGCAGCAAACCGGGACTAAGACGCAGAAGAATCCCCGTCCGAAAAACGGCGTAAAGCCGCGCGGCGGCAGACAGAAAAGCGCCGTAAAAGAACCGCTGACCGCAATTCAGAAAACCGTTCAGCAGTACATGACGGAACAGTCCGCAAAGGAGAAAAAAGAGGCGGCCGCCCAAAAGGGCAAGCGGAGCCGCAGGGGGCGGCAGAGTCAGCAGAAACCGTCAATTCGGGCCTATTTTCTGGGGGGCCTGAACGAGGTCGGAAAAAACTTTACGCTGTTTGAATGCGAGAACGACATGATCATCGTCGACTGCGGCATGGCGTTCCCGGACGGCGACATGCTGGGTGTGGACCTTGTCATTCCGGACTTCACGTTTGTGGAACGGAACGCCGAGAATATCCGCGGAATCGTACTGACGCACGGTCATGAGGACCATATCGGGGCCCTGCCGTACCTGCTCAAAAAGGTGAACGTCCCGATTTACGGAACCACGTTTACGCTTGCGCTGGTTAACAGCAAGCTGAAGGAACACGGCCTTCAGAATTCCGTGAAGGCCGTTGTCATGCAGCCCGGCGACCATGCCCAACTCGGGTGCATGGACGTCGAATTCATCCATGTCAACCACTCTGTCCCCGACGCCGTCGCGATCGCCATCCATTCCCCGGCGGGCGTTGTCATCCATACGGGAGACTTTAAAATC
This window contains:
- a CDS encoding DUF3298 and DUF4163 domain-containing protein, producing MNLPNSSAEVTFQENHREFIYRGTAVLTLSVQFPVVKLSGNPQAQARINSRFRAQAADFSRYAAGTLYRQAVRDYHSAQEHDYPFRAYDAVMKYEVTMNQECYFSTYRDRYEFTGGAHGTTVRASDTFSLQSGRRFALSHFFAPGVNYRRIVVSEILKQAERNMQQNPGIYFDDYKHLILKYFRPENYYLTQEGVAIYYQQYDIAPYATGIVTFIIPYDFLGITLSCSGR
- a CDS encoding 2-hydroxyacid dehydrogenase, with protein sequence MKVLILTSKRRIEKYTDFSKIPGDWKLVFLDSVYEEEEAIQKGGDADFIVVDAVSPVSRRLIGQMPKLRLIHSEGAGFERIDLQAAREAGVYVCNNASLNSGAVAEQAILLMLALLRRFQEGDNLVRRGKQGQAKSSFILDGITELESCHVGIVGFGSIGKATAKRLLAFGSKVSYYGRHRLGAEEEKKFGVSYLPLSELAASCDIVSLHLPVTPETTGLIDREFLRRMKPSAVLVNTARGEIVDQAALADALESGTIAGAGLDTLSPEPATLENPLLRLSENCRYRVIFSPHIGGTTNGVFYRLHRNIWNNLFLSAEGKRPNNVVNGL
- a CDS encoding MATE family efflux transporter, translated to MKLEFLHQGTEQRRELILHGSILQTLLMLSLPTLMMSVIQALLPLSDGLFINNAAGTLVASAVTYSEPVINMMISLAQGISVAAMAIIGQANGQGDFERVRHISAQIVIFASAVGLCAAPLSALAAFPVSANVDPEISHNVFLYISLYSFVLPFSFLESIYNAIKNATGKPEATFVRMLLLLALKILFNLLFIVLLRLEIVGCVLSSLCSNVLICVWMFYELFVGKGEDKLSLHGFHFDYDLIRQLIRVGIPAMLASLMLNLGFFLINNETQKYGAVVLNGQGIANNITAVCFNLPAAFGSAVTTMVSINIGAGQVSNAKRSCWVGCVASVVTALAIIAVIVPLSPYLTVLFTQKADVLDIANRALHIYTYSVVGFGVCMAVQGAFIGLGKTTVPLFLGVLRIWLLRYLFILATEQTLQYYSVFWGNLFSNYMAAVIAVLMILRVRWVSTLDK
- the rnhA gene encoding ribonuclease HI, giving the protein MKRVEIFTDGACSGNPGPGGWGAILRYGGREKRLSGGEAVTTNNRMELTGVIEALRQLREPCDVILTSDSRYVCDAISKGWAEGWRKRGWMKADKKPALNSDLWETLLELLATHHVTVNWVRGHAGHPENEICDRMAVAESGKWKAGSF